In Trifolium pratense cultivar HEN17-A07 linkage group LG7, ARS_RC_1.1, whole genome shotgun sequence, a genomic segment contains:
- the LOC123895923 gene encoding uncharacterized protein LOC123895923: protein MFEMGPGKVAAKTFYDVEFPKGHVGIKSFDAELVDEEGNSVPLYEAYLHHWFAIKYQEKDWNMSKIIPKDPMEGAIYIRNDGTCNTYILPIYWGLGAESRGTKSKIPDPYAVEHGNPSKIPFGYQEKWLLNLLIIDTRGTEDREGCTECRYDHFNWPTNFYNVTVGIDGKPLGSSYKGGLFCCQDNLQCKLQKDFEAPTRKLALRYKITWVDWNQQQIPLRFYVLDSTDRVRPNGSQFIHDCQNF from the exons ATGTTTGAAATGGGTCCCGGGAAAGTCGCAGCTAAAACATTTTATGATGTTGAATTTCCAAAAGGTCATGTTGGAATCAAGAGCTTTGATGCTGAACTAGTCGATGAAGAAGGAAATTCCGTACCATTATATGAAGCATACCTACATCATTGGTTTGCTATAAAATACCAAGAAAAAGATTGGAATATGTCAAAAATAATCCCTAAGGATCCTATGGAAGGTGCCATTTACATTAGAAATGACGGAACGTGTAATACTTATATTCTTCCAATTTATTGGGGTTTGGGAGCTGAATCACGAGGAACAAAATCAAAAATTCCAGATCCTTATGCTGTAGAACATGGAAACCCTTCAAAAATTCCATTTGGATACCAAGAAAAGTGGCTCCTGAATCTCTTGATCATTGATACACGTGGTACAGAAGATAGAGAAGGTTGTACTGAATGTAGGTATGACCATTTCAATTGGCCAACGAATTTTTATAATGTCACAGTTGGAATTGATGGAAAACCATTGGGATCAAGTTATAAAGGAGGACTCTTTTGTTGCCAAGATAATTTACAGTGCAAATTGCAAAAGGATTTTGAAGCACCTACGAGAAAGCTTGCCTTGAGATACAAAATAACATGGGTTGAttggaatcaacaacaaattcCTCTAAGGTTTTATGTACTTGATTCAACTGATCGAGTTAGACCAAATGGTTCCCAATTTATTCATGATTGTCAG aatttttaa
- the LOC123895924 gene encoding uncharacterized protein LOC123895924 — MFEMGPGKVAAKTFYDVEFPKGHVGIKSFDAELVDEEGNSVPLYEAYLHHWFAIKYQEKDWNMSKIIPKDPMEGAIYIRNDGTCNTYILPIYWGLGAESRGTKSKIPDPYAVEHGNPSKIPFGYQEKWLLNLLIIDTRGTEDREGCTECRCDHFNLPTNFYNETVGIDGKPLGSSYKGGLFCCQDNLQCKLQKDFEAPMRKLALRYKITWVDWNQQQIPLRFYVLDSTDRVRTNGSQFILDCQVEFTVPPTNGRNNAPHIEKANIPMERGGYLIYGTAHMHRGAINATLYRQDGRILYTSKPKYGKGKKPGNEKGYVVGMSGSYPELGSTKIKDGEIVTIETRYESGFRTGAMGHMYIYLADRLPDNTNTPTMA, encoded by the exons ATGTTTGAAATGGGTCCCGGGAAAGTCGCAGCTAAAACATTTTATGATGTTGAATTTCCAAAAGGTCATGTTGGAATCAAGAGCTTTGATGCTGAACTAGTCGATGAAGAAGGAAATTCCGTACCATTATATGAAGCATACCTACATCATTGGTTTGCTATAAAATACCAAGAAAAAGATTGGAATATGTCAAAAATAATCCCTAAGGATCCTATGGAAGGTGCCATTTACATTAGAAATGACGGAACGTGTAATACTTATATTCTTCCAATTTATTGGGGTTTGGGAGCTGAATCACGAGGAACAAAATCAAAAATTCCAGATCCTTATGCTGTAGAACATGGAAACCCTTCAAAAATTCCATTTGGATACCAAGAAAAGTGGCTCCTGAATCTCTTGATCATTGATACACGTGGTACAGAAGATAGAGAAGGTTGTACTGAATGTAGGTGTGACCATTTCAATTTGccaacaaatttttataatgaaaCAGTTGGAATTGATGGAAAACCATTGGGATCAAGTTATAAAGGAGGACTCTTTTGTTGCCAAGATAATTTACAGTGCAAATTGCAAAAGGATTTTGAAGCACCTATGAGAAAGCTTGCCTTGAGATACAAAATAACATGGGTTGAttggaatcaacaacaaattcCTCTAAGGTTTTATGTACTTGATTCAACTGATCGAGTTAGAACAAATGGGTCCCAATTTATTCTTGATTGTCAG GTAGAGTTTACAGTTCCGCCAACTAATGGTAGAAACAACGCTCCTCATATTGAAAAAGCAAACATCCCAATGGAAAGAGGTGGTTATCTCATCTACGGCACCGCTCATATGCATAGAGGTGCCATTAATGCAACTTTATATAGACAG GATGGAAGAATTTTGTATACTTCAAAACCAAAATATGGAAAAGGGAAGAAACCAGGAAATGAGAAAGGCTATGTTGTCGGGATGTCAGGAAGTTATCCAGAATTAGGTTCAACCAAGATTAAGGATGGTGAAATTGTGACTATAGAAACAAGATACGAAAGTGGCTTTAGAACTGGAGCTATGGGACATATGTACATTTATTTAGCAGACCGATTACCAGACAATACAAATACACCTACTATGGCGTAG